Proteins co-encoded in one Metabacillus sp. KUDC1714 genomic window:
- a CDS encoding DUF2179 domain-containing protein, producing the protein MLHNSITMVIIILVINIVYVSFFTIRMILTLKGQRYLAAFISMFEVVIYVVGLGLVLDNLNEIQNLIAYAVGYGIGVIVGMKIEEKLALGYITVNVITTEHDKDLPKQLREKGYGVTNWMANGLEGDRLSMQILTPRKYELKLYQTIKELDPKAFIIAYEPKTIHGGFWVKAVRKGRIKA; encoded by the coding sequence TTGCTTCACAACAGCATTACTATGGTTATAATCATTTTGGTCATTAATATCGTTTATGTCTCATTTTTTACGATCAGAATGATTTTAACGTTAAAAGGTCAGCGTTATTTAGCTGCATTCATAAGTATGTTTGAGGTTGTTATTTATGTTGTTGGTCTTGGCTTGGTGCTTGATAACTTAAATGAGATTCAAAACTTAATTGCATATGCAGTAGGATATGGGATTGGTGTTATAGTAGGGATGAAAATAGAAGAGAAACTAGCTCTGGGTTATATTACGGTTAATGTTATTACAACAGAACATGATAAGGACTTGCCAAAGCAATTGCGGGAAAAAGGATATGGAGTTACAAATTGGATGGCAAATGGATTAGAAGGTGATCGTTTATCGATGCAAATTCTTACTCCACGAAAATATGAGCTTAAGCTTTATCAAACAATAAAAGAGCTAGATCCTAAGGCGTTTATTATTGCCTATGAACCAAAAACGATTCACGGTGGCTTCTGGGTGAAAGCTGTACGGAAAGGGAGAATTAAGGCATGA
- a CDS encoding NETI motif-containing protein: MTTKPKKQKFIVEDNETIDDCLDRMRQEGYFPVRRMEQPIFKEEIRDNIVEHVPCGRMIVFEGKLL, translated from the coding sequence ATGACTACTAAGCCTAAAAAGCAAAAGTTTATTGTTGAAGATAACGAAACCATTGATGACTGTTTAGATAGAATGCGTCAAGAGGGCTATTTTCCAGTTAGAAGAATGGAGCAGCCTATCTTCAAGGAAGAGATTCGAGATAATATCGTTGAACATGTACCTTGTGGTAGGATGATCGTATTTGAAGGGAAATTGCTGTAA